In one window of Dyella thiooxydans DNA:
- a CDS encoding DUF1674 domain-containing protein, with the protein MSDTRSPPESKQPAAPAAGAVLPFGNDRPDPAEERPAPDPTRYGDWEKNGRCIDF; encoded by the coding sequence ATGTCCGACACACGCTCCCCTCCCGAATCGAAGCAGCCGGCCGCTCCAGCGGCGGGGGCCGTTTTGCCGTTCGGAAACGATCGGCCAGACCCGGCAGAGGAGCGTCCTGCGCCCGACCCCACGCGCTACGGCGACTGGGAAAAGAATGGGCGCTGCATCGACTTCTGA
- a CDS encoding efflux transporter outer membrane subunit has protein sequence MKHVYRAMRPLAVSALALALTACAMPPHRLDPPRLSDNVPLAGLDVPARAGWPAAEWWKAYHDDQLDRLVAMAMDQAPDLAIAQSRVGSAEQSIRAAAAQAGLSINGNAQVARQRLSEHGLIPARFLGFTWYNQADLGVQLQYDFDWWGKTRAAVESAVDQAHAAQAQRSAAALALQYAVADTYFGWQADQARLALAQRQLAVQERLTRIAQLRVGQGVDLPDEASRAQAQLAAAREMKIAIDRSGQIRLAALASLVGVAPADLPKLQPKPLPNVSHGLPADAGLDLIARRPDIAASRWQVEAALRQTDVARAQFLPDLSLSALAGLSSIDLGKLFSASSRTFAVTPALHLPLFNSGLLQANYGLSRAQLDGAIAQYCSVVLQAARDVSTQALTAEMLADRREQQQTQIAADRQILRAAEARAHQGVRDARESLAAEAQLLQQQDAAAQLQAQAVSTDLALIKALGGGYRMPEAPASTTSTNSANASSGAHSR, from the coding sequence ATGAAACACGTCTACCGCGCCATGCGCCCGCTGGCCGTGTCGGCATTAGCGCTCGCACTGACGGCATGCGCGATGCCCCCCCATCGCCTCGATCCGCCCAGGCTCAGCGACAACGTCCCGTTGGCGGGCCTGGATGTCCCCGCCCGCGCAGGCTGGCCGGCGGCCGAATGGTGGAAGGCCTACCACGACGACCAGTTGGACAGGCTTGTCGCGATGGCGATGGACCAGGCCCCCGATCTCGCCATCGCACAGAGCCGCGTGGGCAGCGCTGAACAGTCGATACGGGCGGCGGCTGCACAGGCCGGACTGAGCATCAACGGAAACGCCCAGGTCGCCCGGCAAAGACTGAGCGAGCATGGACTCATCCCTGCTCGCTTCCTGGGATTCACCTGGTACAACCAGGCCGATCTCGGGGTGCAACTGCAATACGACTTCGATTGGTGGGGCAAGACCCGGGCCGCGGTCGAATCCGCGGTCGACCAGGCACACGCCGCCCAGGCGCAGCGCAGCGCCGCAGCGCTCGCGTTGCAGTACGCGGTGGCCGATACCTATTTCGGCTGGCAGGCCGATCAGGCCCGGCTGGCACTCGCGCAGCGGCAGTTGGCGGTCCAGGAACGCCTGACCAGGATCGCCCAGCTGCGCGTCGGCCAGGGTGTCGACCTGCCGGACGAAGCCTCGCGCGCGCAGGCCCAGCTCGCCGCGGCGCGGGAGATGAAGATCGCCATCGATCGCTCTGGACAGATCCGACTCGCCGCCCTGGCCTCGCTGGTCGGGGTCGCCCCGGCCGACCTGCCCAAGCTGCAGCCGAAACCTCTGCCGAATGTGTCGCACGGCCTGCCCGCGGATGCCGGCCTGGACCTCATCGCGCGCCGTCCGGATATCGCGGCCAGCCGCTGGCAGGTCGAGGCCGCGTTGCGCCAGACCGACGTCGCGCGCGCCCAGTTCCTGCCCGATCTCAGTCTGAGCGCACTGGCCGGGCTGTCGAGCATCGACCTTGGCAAGCTGTTCTCCGCCAGCAGCCGCACCTTCGCCGTGACTCCTGCCCTGCATCTACCGCTCTTCAACAGCGGCCTGCTGCAGGCAAATTACGGGCTGAGCAGGGCGCAGCTGGATGGCGCCATCGCGCAGTACTGCAGCGTGGTGCTGCAGGCCGCCCGTGACGTGTCGACCCAGGCGCTCACTGCCGAGATGCTGGCCGACCGTCGCGAGCAGCAGCAGACGCAGATCGCGGCCGACCGGCAGATCCTCCGCGCCGCGGAGGCCCGCGCGCACCAGGGTGTACGCGATGCCCGCGAGTCACTGGCGGCAGAGGCCCAACTGCTGCAGCAACAGGACGCAGCCGCCCAGTTGCAGGCCCAGGCCGTCAGCACCGACCTCGCCCTGATCAAAGCACTGGGGGGCGGCTATCGCATGCCCGAAGCACCTGCTTCGACCACCTCCACGAATTCTGCCAACGCCTCTTCCGGAGCCCACTCACGATGA
- a CDS encoding glycine zipper 2TM domain-containing protein — protein sequence MKRLMVNVLHVCVAAALAASVSACNRDASADAGVATGAAANGPKYAKVVSVDPVRKTTSTPKQVCHDEVVNTTTPPKDQHQIAGTAIGAVVGGVLGHQVGGGKGKTLATVAGALGGGYAGKKIEESRQHANTTSSVQRRCTTVNDSTTKIVGYDVRYEYNGVTRTVRMDHDPGDRVQVQEGVTAVSDAR from the coding sequence ATGAAACGGTTGATGGTCAACGTGCTTCACGTGTGTGTGGCGGCTGCGCTGGCGGCCAGTGTATCGGCTTGCAATCGTGATGCGAGTGCGGACGCCGGTGTAGCGACAGGTGCCGCAGCCAACGGCCCGAAGTACGCCAAGGTTGTGAGCGTTGATCCGGTTCGGAAGACCACCAGCACCCCGAAGCAGGTCTGCCACGACGAGGTGGTCAATACCACCACGCCACCGAAGGATCAGCACCAGATCGCGGGCACTGCGATCGGCGCCGTGGTCGGCGGCGTACTCGGCCACCAGGTGGGTGGTGGCAAGGGCAAGACGCTCGCGACGGTGGCCGGTGCGCTCGGCGGTGGCTACGCGGGCAAGAAGATCGAAGAGAGTCGCCAGCATGCGAACACCACGTCCTCGGTCCAGCGCCGGTGCACCACAGTGAACGACAGCACCACCAAGATCGTCGGCTATGACGTCCGTTACGAATACAACGGGGTCACGCGCACGGTGCGGATGGATCACGATCCCGGCGACCGCGTGCAGGTCCAGGAAGGCGTGACGGCGGTTTCCGACGCGCGCTGA
- a CDS encoding glycine zipper 2TM domain-containing protein codes for MSPTSRRIPLLIAAALASIALAGCETTPYNNGGYSRPAPVYDSRPARCDNCGVVKEVQQVYVERKSNGTLGAVIGAVAGGLLGNTVGKGDGRKAATVAGAVAGGVVGNKVATANSGTDVAWQVTVRLDGGRYVTVTQRDDPRVREGDYVQVQGDHVYPR; via the coding sequence ATGTCGCCCACTTCACGCAGGATTCCACTGCTGATCGCCGCAGCTCTCGCGAGCATTGCACTCGCGGGGTGCGAAACCACGCCCTACAACAACGGGGGGTACAGTCGGCCCGCTCCGGTCTACGACAGCCGGCCCGCGCGATGCGACAACTGCGGCGTGGTCAAGGAGGTGCAGCAGGTCTACGTCGAGCGCAAGAGCAACGGGACGCTTGGTGCCGTGATCGGCGCGGTCGCCGGCGGCCTTCTCGGCAATACGGTGGGCAAGGGGGATGGCCGCAAGGCTGCCACCGTTGCTGGTGCGGTGGCCGGCGGTGTGGTCGGCAACAAGGTGGCCACGGCCAACAGTGGGACCGACGTGGCCTGGCAGGTCACCGTGCGATTGGACGGGGGCCGGTACGTCACCGTGACCCAGCGCGATGATCCCCGGGTGCGCGAGGGTGATTACGTGCAGGTGCAGGGCGATCACGTCTATCCGCGCTAG
- the sdhC gene encoding succinate dehydrogenase, cytochrome b556 subunit has protein sequence MADTSRPLSPHLQIYKWQVQMLTSILHRATGIVLAIGSLIVLWGLLALAGGSEAFAQFTSCVGSPLGMVVMFGWTWAFAYHLCNGIRHLVQDAGAGYAIAQFVRSSWLSIIGSFVITLLVWAFVLTSGGAA, from the coding sequence ATGGCAGACACATCACGACCGCTCTCACCGCACCTGCAGATCTACAAGTGGCAGGTGCAGATGTTGACCTCGATCCTGCATCGCGCGACCGGCATCGTGCTTGCCATCGGCAGCCTGATCGTCCTCTGGGGGCTGCTGGCCCTGGCTGGCGGCAGCGAGGCATTCGCGCAGTTCACCAGCTGCGTCGGCAGTCCGCTCGGCATGGTGGTCATGTTCGGCTGGACCTGGGCGTTCGCTTACCACCTGTGCAACGGCATCCGTCATCTCGTGCAGGACGCTGGCGCGGGCTATGCCATCGCGCAGTTCGTCCGCTCGAGCTGGCTGTCGATCATCGGCAGCTTCGTGATCACCCTGCTGGTCTGGGCTTTCGTGCTGACCTCCGGAGGTGCGGCATGA
- a CDS encoding YgfZ/GcvT domain-containing protein — translation MSPTAPTLPAETLVIEGPDAAQFMHGQFTSPVLALSVGSWQFSAWLDATGRVRALFHLARLADQRWVLLLRGGQAGDLKNELSRFVFRARVELLVQPVGLLTAGPAMALHATEEAEGILHVGCGDHSIVIAAEAPGDDLRAMQIREGWPWLPAGAIGQYNAASLGLHHLGAVALDKGCYPGQEIVARLHYRGGNKRRLCRVMLSQAVAPDTRLKRVGDGAELHLLDAVGGDSGVTGLAVAHEDWLIASQDSHDALLTCGARARIVESWGE, via the coding sequence ATGTCCCCAACCGCCCCCACCCTGCCCGCCGAAACCCTCGTCATCGAGGGCCCCGATGCCGCGCAGTTCATGCATGGCCAGTTCACTTCGCCGGTACTCGCGCTGTCCGTGGGATCGTGGCAGTTCAGCGCCTGGCTGGATGCGACGGGGCGTGTCCGCGCACTGTTTCATCTTGCACGGCTTGCCGACCAACGCTGGGTGCTGCTGCTGCGAGGAGGACAGGCCGGGGACCTGAAGAACGAACTTTCGCGCTTCGTGTTCCGCGCCCGGGTCGAACTGCTGGTGCAGCCAGTCGGTCTGCTGACCGCAGGACCGGCGATGGCGCTTCATGCGACAGAAGAAGCCGAAGGAATCCTGCATGTCGGCTGCGGCGATCACTCGATCGTCATCGCAGCCGAGGCCCCCGGCGACGATCTGCGTGCGATGCAGATCCGCGAGGGCTGGCCATGGCTGCCCGCCGGAGCGATCGGCCAGTACAACGCCGCGTCGCTCGGCCTTCATCACCTCGGCGCCGTCGCGCTCGACAAGGGTTGCTATCCGGGCCAGGAGATCGTGGCGCGACTGCACTATCGAGGAGGAAACAAGCGCAGGCTTTGCCGCGTCATGCTGTCGCAGGCGGTCGCGCCGGACACGCGGCTGAAACGTGTGGGTGATGGCGCAGAGCTGCATCTGCTCGATGCCGTGGGTGGAGACTCGGGCGTGACGGGACTCGCCGTTGCGCACGAGGACTGGCTGATCGCTTCGCAGGACAGTCATGATGCACTGCTTACGTGCGGCGCACGCGCACGGATCGTCGAATCATGGGGCGAATAG
- a CDS encoding DHA2 family efflux MFS transporter permease subunit — MAATSDAAAPLKPLHGGALVLLTAAVALSTFMEVLDMTIVNVAVPHIAGSLGVSPSEGTWTISSYALASAIMQPLTGWLAKRFGEVRTFVASVLLFVVFSMMCGLATSMPMLVIARLMQGAGSGPMVALSMTLLLSSYPKERQGIALALWAMTVVVAPIFGPILGGYLTDNFSWPWIFYINLPVGLAAAIITWALLHKRETKTFNMPIDVIGLVLLVVGVGALQFMLDNGNDHDWFSSPMITTLGIIALVCLTFLIVWELHAKHPVVDLSLFRQRNFTVGVTGLSLGMMAFFGINVVFPLWLQTTLGYTATWAGLATAPVGILAFLVAPILGRNLHRLDLRAVVTFAFVMFATTSYWFSTFDSGASFSALVLPRFVMGIAIPCFFIPLNQVYLSGLPASEIASASGLANFCRTLGSSVSTAVSVTLWQHRGEFHHATLTESITPDHPAATHFLGQLSHAGFAHREGLGLVDRILTREALTLAVNDVFLACAVLFVLLIPVLWLARPPFGSAGGAVGH, encoded by the coding sequence ATGGCCGCCACGTCCGACGCCGCCGCGCCGCTGAAGCCGTTGCACGGCGGCGCACTGGTACTTCTCACCGCCGCCGTCGCGTTGAGCACCTTCATGGAGGTGCTGGACATGACCATCGTGAACGTCGCGGTACCGCACATCGCGGGCAGCCTCGGCGTGAGCCCCAGCGAAGGCACCTGGACGATCAGCTCGTACGCCCTGGCCAGCGCGATCATGCAGCCGCTGACCGGATGGCTCGCAAAACGCTTCGGCGAAGTCCGCACCTTCGTCGCCTCGGTACTGCTGTTCGTCGTGTTTTCGATGATGTGCGGTTTGGCGACTTCCATGCCGATGCTGGTGATCGCCCGCCTGATGCAGGGTGCCGGCTCCGGCCCGATGGTGGCGTTGTCGATGACACTGCTGTTGTCGAGCTATCCGAAGGAACGGCAGGGCATTGCGCTGGCGCTGTGGGCCATGACCGTGGTGGTGGCGCCCATCTTCGGACCGATCCTCGGCGGCTACCTCACTGACAACTTCTCCTGGCCGTGGATCTTCTACATCAACCTGCCGGTGGGTCTGGCGGCCGCGATAATCACCTGGGCGCTGCTGCACAAGCGGGAGACGAAGACCTTCAACATGCCGATCGACGTGATCGGCCTGGTGTTGCTGGTGGTCGGCGTCGGAGCGTTGCAGTTCATGCTCGACAACGGCAACGACCACGACTGGTTCTCCTCGCCGATGATCACCACGCTCGGCATCATCGCACTGGTCTGCCTCACCTTCCTGATCGTCTGGGAACTGCATGCCAAACACCCGGTGGTGGACCTGTCGCTGTTCCGCCAGCGCAATTTCACGGTCGGAGTCACCGGGCTGTCGCTCGGCATGATGGCCTTCTTCGGCATCAACGTGGTCTTCCCGCTATGGCTGCAGACCACGCTGGGCTATACCGCCACCTGGGCCGGACTGGCTACCGCGCCGGTCGGCATCCTGGCGTTCCTGGTCGCCCCGATCCTCGGGCGCAACCTGCATCGGCTGGATCTGCGTGCCGTGGTGACCTTCGCCTTCGTGATGTTCGCCACCACCTCGTACTGGTTCTCCACCTTCGACAGTGGGGCGTCGTTCTCCGCGCTGGTGCTACCGCGGTTCGTGATGGGCATCGCCATCCCCTGCTTCTTCATCCCGCTGAACCAGGTCTACCTGTCCGGGCTGCCCGCCTCCGAGATCGCCAGTGCCTCCGGACTGGCCAATTTCTGCCGCACGCTGGGCTCGAGCGTATCGACTGCGGTCAGCGTGACGCTTTGGCAGCACCGCGGGGAGTTCCATCACGCCACGCTGACCGAATCGATCACGCCCGACCATCCGGCCGCCACGCATTTCCTGGGGCAGCTCTCCCATGCCGGCTTCGCGCACAGGGAAGGGCTTGGACTGGTGGACCGTATCCTCACGCGCGAGGCGCTGACCCTGGCGGTGAATGACGTGTTCCTCGCCTGCGCGGTGTTGTTCGTGCTGCTGATCCCGGTGCTGTGGCTGGCCAGGCCGCCGTTCGGAAGCGCCGGCGGTGCCGTAGGCCATTGA
- a CDS encoding cell wall hydrolase, with translation MKLSVLLWMASLLPQPVADQTCLATTVYLEARSEPTMGQLAVAEVALRRRDRGQWGDTVCKVVTAPHQFATTTTPGSFDITNPVAFAKAWKIAGESMTNWELPLAERHLVVPHADHFATVAITPAWSINRTGRTIGEHRFYAVN, from the coding sequence ATGAAACTTTCCGTATTGCTGTGGATGGCCTCGTTGCTGCCCCAGCCGGTGGCCGACCAGACCTGTCTGGCGACGACCGTCTACCTGGAAGCCCGCAGCGAACCGACGATGGGGCAGCTGGCGGTTGCCGAAGTGGCGCTACGGCGTCGCGACCGCGGCCAGTGGGGCGATACCGTGTGCAAGGTCGTGACCGCACCGCACCAGTTCGCCACCACCACCACACCGGGCTCGTTCGACATCACCAACCCGGTCGCCTTCGCCAAAGCCTGGAAGATCGCCGGCGAGTCGATGACGAACTGGGAGCTGCCGCTCGCCGAACGCCATCTGGTCGTTCCACATGCGGACCATTTCGCTACCGTGGCGATCACTCCGGCTTGGTCGATCAACCGCACCGGCCGCACCATCGGCGAGCATCGTTTCTACGCCGTGAACTAA
- a CDS encoding TatD family hydrolase, with protein sequence MTPLVDSHVHLDDARFDVDRDRVLERARDAGVGAMIVPAIAAPGWEALADLAKEHGDVFPAYGMHPMFLPRHRLTDCDLLDQWLDTHRAVAVGEIGLDYFVEGLDRDRQQVLFDRQLSVAVNHRLPVIIHARRAVDAVIAAIRRHPGTRGVVHSFSGSAEQAAQLFKQDFLVGIGGPVTYPRAQRLRRVVAELPAEQLLLESDAPDQPGIMRRGQRNEPSAITETLADLAALRGEHVEQLAAATTENARRLFDLGTPAR encoded by the coding sequence ATGACACCTCTCGTCGACAGCCACGTACACCTCGATGACGCCCGATTCGACGTGGATCGCGATCGGGTGCTGGAGCGCGCGCGAGATGCCGGCGTCGGGGCGATGATCGTGCCGGCCATTGCCGCACCTGGTTGGGAAGCCCTTGCAGACCTGGCGAAGGAGCACGGCGACGTCTTTCCCGCATACGGCATGCACCCGATGTTCCTGCCGCGGCACCGCCTCACCGATTGCGACCTGCTCGACCAATGGCTCGATACGCACCGGGCGGTAGCGGTTGGTGAAATCGGCCTGGACTACTTCGTCGAAGGCCTCGACCGGGATCGGCAGCAGGTCCTGTTCGACAGGCAACTGTCCGTCGCGGTGAATCACCGCCTGCCCGTGATCATCCATGCCCGCCGAGCCGTCGATGCCGTGATCGCCGCAATCCGCCGCCATCCGGGGACAAGGGGCGTCGTTCACAGCTTTTCCGGAAGCGCCGAGCAGGCGGCGCAGCTATTCAAGCAGGACTTCCTGGTCGGCATCGGTGGCCCCGTGACCTACCCCCGGGCGCAGCGGCTCAGGCGCGTCGTCGCCGAACTCCCAGCAGAGCAGTTGCTGCTGGAAAGCGACGCCCCGGACCAGCCCGGCATCATGCGCCGCGGACAGCGCAACGAGCCTTCGGCGATTACCGAAACCCTCGCGGACCTTGCCGCTCTCCGGGGCGAGCACGTCGAGCAGCTCGCCGCAGCCACCACCGAAAACGCTCGACGGCTCTTCGACCTCGGCACCCCTGCCCGCTGA
- a CDS encoding MarR family winged helix-turn-helix transcriptional regulator: MASLGNCICMMDEGVDRLGEALPGLPADKAKLSRLMLMVGSRMQEELEHTLKPYRLNHSEFLTLMILYSSPDGSSTPGELCDYTSQGATNMTRIGNALVGRGLVVRAASEQDRRRVRMGITPSGRRFVQKMLPTLFPRLSAMFDGFGENDRRQLGRLLRKLADNLDRLDEEIDR, from the coding sequence ATGGCCAGCCTCGGCAACTGCATCTGCATGATGGACGAGGGCGTCGATCGCCTCGGCGAAGCCCTACCCGGACTTCCGGCCGACAAAGCCAAGCTCAGTCGACTCATGTTGATGGTGGGCAGTCGCATGCAGGAAGAACTGGAGCACACGCTCAAACCGTACCGGCTCAACCACAGCGAATTCCTCACGCTGATGATCCTCTACAGCAGCCCAGACGGAAGCTCGACGCCGGGTGAGCTTTGCGACTACACATCCCAGGGCGCGACCAACATGACCCGCATCGGCAATGCGCTGGTCGGACGCGGCCTGGTCGTACGCGCGGCGAGCGAACAGGATCGTCGACGCGTGCGCATGGGCATCACGCCCAGCGGACGTCGCTTCGTCCAGAAGATGCTGCCGACCCTGTTCCCCCGCCTCAGCGCGATGTTCGACGGCTTCGGCGAGAACGACCGCCGCCAGCTCGGGCGCCTGCTGCGCAAGCTGGCGGACAACCTCGACCGGCTGGACGAGGAGATCGACCGTTGA
- the sdhD gene encoding succinate dehydrogenase, hydrophobic membrane anchor protein, translating into MSAKDLRHPIKRARGLGSAQSGVGHWWTQRVTAAALVVLGLWFLATVLRLVHADYATAHAVVARPWNAVLLIAFVIAMFWHAVLGLQVVIEDYVHTRWKEVSLLVLVKFLAVLGALASVLAVLRIALGA; encoded by the coding sequence ATGAGCGCCAAGGATCTGCGCCATCCGATCAAGCGTGCCCGTGGCTTGGGCTCGGCCCAGTCCGGTGTCGGACACTGGTGGACCCAGCGCGTGACCGCTGCCGCGCTCGTCGTACTCGGCCTGTGGTTCCTGGCGACGGTGCTGCGTCTGGTGCACGCCGATTACGCGACTGCGCACGCGGTGGTGGCCCGCCCGTGGAACGCGGTCCTGCTGATCGCTTTCGTGATCGCCATGTTCTGGCACGCCGTGCTCGGCCTGCAGGTGGTGATCGAAGATTACGTGCACACCCGCTGGAAGGAAGTTTCCCTGCTGGTGCTGGTGAAATTCCTCGCGGTGCTGGGCGCGCTGGCAAGCGTGCTGGCTGTGCTGCGCATCGCCCTGGGAGCCTGA
- a CDS encoding efflux RND transporter periplasmic adaptor subunit: MSANDSQTADTPKEANESGMAAKDPAKRRRALAIVATVFVLAALGWFLLWLLVLSRREKTDNAYVGGNQVAISAQVPGTVVAIMADDTQKVDAGQVLVKLDSTDADVRLQQARAALAQAVRGVRQQTENVSGAEAQVAARKLELEKARADLKRRLPLIAARAESPEIIQHLRDGVAQAQAALDAAQAQAAAARAAVEGTDVAHNPAVMQARANFRAAWIARQRNAIYAPVSGYVAQRSVQLGNSVQPGQQLMTVVPLHNLWIDANFKEGQLRHIRIGQPVKIEADIYGSSVEYHGKVEGIGAGTGSVFSLLPAQNATGNWIKVVQRVPVRISLDNAELDKHPLRIGLSTDVTVDISDDHGKVLAQAPVSQPMASTDVYDRMGAQADAEADRIIQANLPAHR, from the coding sequence ATGAGCGCCAACGACTCCCAAACGGCCGACACTCCCAAGGAAGCCAACGAAAGCGGCATGGCCGCAAAGGACCCGGCCAAGCGTCGGCGGGCACTCGCCATCGTCGCAACCGTGTTCGTACTGGCTGCGCTGGGCTGGTTCCTGCTGTGGCTGCTGGTGCTGTCCAGGCGCGAAAAGACCGACAACGCCTATGTCGGCGGCAACCAGGTGGCGATCTCCGCCCAGGTGCCCGGCACGGTCGTGGCGATCATGGCCGACGATACGCAGAAGGTCGATGCCGGACAGGTGCTCGTGAAGTTGGACAGCACCGATGCCGACGTCCGCCTGCAGCAGGCCCGGGCCGCGCTGGCACAAGCCGTACGGGGCGTCCGCCAGCAGACCGAAAACGTCAGCGGCGCCGAAGCCCAGGTGGCAGCGAGAAAGCTCGAGCTGGAAAAGGCCCGGGCCGACCTCAAGCGCCGCCTGCCGCTGATCGCGGCCAGGGCCGAGTCCCCCGAAATCATCCAGCATCTGCGCGACGGCGTGGCGCAGGCGCAGGCCGCGCTCGATGCCGCCCAGGCCCAGGCCGCCGCCGCCCGCGCCGCCGTCGAGGGTACGGACGTGGCGCACAACCCCGCAGTCATGCAGGCGCGCGCCAATTTCCGTGCCGCCTGGATCGCCCGGCAGCGCAACGCGATCTATGCCCCCGTATCCGGCTACGTGGCTCAGCGCAGCGTCCAGCTGGGCAACAGTGTGCAGCCCGGGCAGCAGCTGATGACCGTCGTGCCGCTGCACAACCTGTGGATCGACGCCAACTTCAAGGAGGGCCAGCTGCGGCATATCCGCATCGGCCAGCCGGTGAAGATCGAAGCGGACATCTACGGCAGCAGCGTCGAATACCACGGCAAGGTCGAGGGCATCGGCGCGGGCACCGGCAGCGTGTTCTCGCTGCTGCCTGCCCAGAATGCGACCGGCAACTGGATCAAGGTCGTGCAGCGCGTGCCGGTGCGGATCAGCCTGGACAACGCCGAGCTGGACAAGCATCCGCTGCGCATCGGCCTTTCCACCGATGTGACCGTGGATATCAGCGACGATCACGGCAAGGTGCTGGCCCAGGCACCGGTATCCCAACCGATGGCAAGCACCGACGTGTACGACCGGATGGGCGCGCAGGCCGATGCCGAGGCCGACCGCATCATCCAGGCCAATCTCCCCGCCCACCGCTGA